The following proteins are co-located in the Candidatus Nanosynbacter sp. HMT-352 genome:
- a CDS encoding type B 50S ribosomal protein L31: MKSSIHPQNYRPVVFSDEQAGFAFLTQSTAQTTETIKWEDGNEYPLVKVHISSASHPFFTGEEKIIDTEGRVDRFKARQAAAEARKAALANKAKKANAKKAAKTDSPKSDKKTK, encoded by the coding sequence ATGAAAAGCAGTATTCACCCACAGAACTATCGCCCTGTCGTATTTAGCGACGAACAAGCGGGCTTCGCGTTCTTGACTCAGTCGACAGCGCAAACAACCGAAACCATCAAATGGGAAGACGGCAACGAATATCCATTAGTTAAGGTTCACATTTCATCAGCTTCACACCCATTCTTTACTGGTGAGGAAAAGATTATCGACACCGAAGGTCGTGTTGATCGCTTTAAGGCTCGTCAAGCAGCCGCTGAAGCTCGTAAAGCAGCTTTGGCAAACAAAGCAAAGAAAGCTAACGCTAAAAAAGCAGCTAAAACTGATTCTCCAAAATCAGATAAAAAGACTAAATAA